From the Diospyros lotus cultivar Yz01 chromosome 13, ASM1463336v1, whole genome shotgun sequence genome, one window contains:
- the LOC127789035 gene encoding UPF0481 protein At3g47200-like, with protein sequence MGSNSAGNEAEHVIQVWQVNKDRLAAMQQNISTKPKLLSLSASRSSCCIFRVPETLIDVDGRSYKPHVVSIGPLHCGEPHLETIQEHKWRFLGCMLNRTQSKGLSLEDCLTAIQPLEMRARECYSETLSLDTDEFIEMLVLDGCFVIELLRKFGKVVPFDRDDPIISMPCVYAFFSRDLIRLENQVPFFILQRLFDLSQMPGEKSGHSLTQLALDFFNYSLQRPEHVIGKYTGLQPKHLLDLLRSTFLPPEENKPKASNGVPSNVIQSISNLRRAGIQLRPGRKEDSFLVVKFKRGVIEMPKIAIDDFMSCFMINCIAFEQCHKNCSSHFTTYAAFLDCLVNTSKDVGHLCERSIIENCFGSDLELANLINNLGKDVSFDVDQSYLANLFNDVNQYYKKTLHVYWAEFVYTYFSSPWSFISVLAAFVLLVLAVIQTYYTVVGYVRPKP encoded by the coding sequence ATGGGGAGCAATTCAGCCGGAAATGAAGCCGAGCACGTAATCCAAGTCTGGCAAGTCAACAAGGACAGGTTAGCTGCTATGCAGCAGAATATCTCGACGAAGCCGAAGCTCCTCAGCCTCTCTGCCAGCCGGAGCTCCTGCTGCATCTTCAGAGTCCCCGAAACCCTAATCGACGTCGATGGCCGATCCTACAAGCCCCACGTCGTCTCCATCGGTCCCCTCCACTGCGGCGAGCCTCACCTCGAGACCATCCAGGAGCACAAATGGCGCTTCCTCGGCTGCATGCTCAACCGCACGCAGAGCAAAGGCTTGAGCTTGGAAGACTGCTTGACAGCCATACAGCCGCTCGAAATGAGAGCCAGAGAGTGTTATTCCGAGACTTTAAGTTTAGACACGGATGAATTCATCGAGATGTTGGTTCTGGATGGCTGCTTCGTGATCGAGCTTTTGCGGAAGTTCGGAAAGGTGGTTCCCTTCGATAGAGATGATCCTATTATATCTATGCCGTGCGTTTATGCATTTTTCTCGAGAGATTTAATCCGACTGGAGAATCAGGTCCCTTTTTTCATTCTCCAGCGCCTGTTCGATTTATCACAGATGCCGGGGGAAAAATCCGGTCACTCTCTGACCCAATTGGCTCTGGATTTCTTCAACTACTCGCTGCAACGGCCAGAGCACGTCATCGGAAAATACACCGGCCTTCAACCGAAACACCTGCTCGATCTTCTCCGATCAACCTTCCTTCCGCCGGAGGAAAACAAGCCGAAAGCCAGTAACGGCGTGCCATCCAACGTAATCCAGAGCATCTCCAACCTGCGCCGCGCCGGAATCCAGCTCCGGCCGGGAAGGAAAGAAGACAGCTTCCTGGTGGTGAAGTTCAAACGCGGCGTGATCGAGATGCCTAAGATCGCCATTGACGATTTCATGAGCTGCTTCATGATCAATTGCATCGCGTTCGAGCAGTGTCACAAGAACTGTTCGTCCCATTTCACAACTTATGCGGCTTTCTTGGATTGCTTGGTGAATACTTCTAAAGATGTGGGTCATCTCTGTGAGCGAAGCATCATCGAGAATTGCTTTGGGAGCGACCTTGAGTTGGCCAACTTGATCAACAATCTGGGGAAAGATGTGAGTTTCGACGTCGATCAGAGTTATCTGGCGAATTTGTTCAACGATGTGAACCAGTATTACAAGAAAACTTTGCACGTGTACTGGGCGGAGTTTGTGTACACTTACTTTAGCAGCCCTTGGTCGTTCATCTCGGTATTGGCCGCATTTGTTCTTCTGGTTCTCGCCGTGATTCAGACCTACTATACTGTTGTTGGTTATGTTCGTCCTAAGCCCTAA
- the LOC127787984 gene encoding uncharacterized protein LOC127787984 encodes MMGQGHKHLHELLEEDQEPFFLKNYIADKRIQLNRATPEAAVLQAKKRNFIAQSSISRRSLCKQACLFSFQGSPDVRQSPFIDFPSPAAVKSPCKCPNSVLLHVPAGTAAMLLEAAMRIQKQSLNPKPKTQTKNPGFGLLGSILMRLSGKKRSRKGETGGRKSAGKAEEVQENAGKGASEMGFSCSCSSSEQNHSDPSSPFRVALWKSPSSGGRTPNVPSPAASPGRQNKQDNYETEGIEKTSLEEGNGDQCSPVSVLDPPSEEDGNGDGDEEDDMDYHLETSYAIVQRAKQQLLEKLQRFEKLAELDPIELEKGMLQEQGDEDDNNDEGLEEEEKCEEDSSPAFQNPNNNTDRFVREVLRKSGLDHGKVSAEMARLVLDLIAEEKGSQDRGVDGTEAALKRVSDSLIWLKEVEYKTIDMMVELDFRKELEGWREMDRELVAEAAKEIELTIFGLLVEELSEELES; translated from the exons ATGATGGGTCAGGGTCACAAGCATTTGCACGAGCTActggaagaagatcaagaaccGTTCTTTCTGAAGAACTACATTGCTGATAAGCGAATTCAGCTCAACAGAGCCACTCCTGAAGCCGCTGTATTACAGGCCAAGAAGCGGAATTTCATCGCCCAAAGCTCCATTTCCAGGCGTAGTCTCTGCAAGCAGGCGTGTTTGTTCTCTTTCCAGGGCTCGCCCGACGTCAGGCAATCTCCCTTCATCGATTTCCCGTCGCCGGCAGCTGTGAAGAGTCCTTGTAAATGCCCGAATTCCGTGCTTCTTCATGTCCCCGCCGGAACTGCAGCTATGCTTCTCGAGGCGGCGATGAGGATTCAGAAACAATCGTTGAATCCCAAACCCAAAACCCAGACTAAGAATCCAGGATTTGGGTTGTTAGGGTCGATTCTGATGAGGCTAAGCGGTAAGAAACGGTCACGTAAGGGAGAAACTGGAGGCAGAAAATCAGCTGGAAAGGCCGAGGAAGTGCAGGAAAATGCTGGAAAAGGTGCTTCGGAAATGGGTTTTTCTTGTTCTTGCAGTAGCAGTGAGCAAAACCATTCCGACCCGTCAAGCCCTTTCCGGGTTGCCCTTTGGAAGAGCCCCAGTTCCGGTGGCCGGACGCCCAATGTCCCATCGCCGGCGGCATCTCCCGGTCGCCAAAACAAGCAG GATAATTATGAAACCGAGGGCATAGAAAAGACAAGCTTAGAAGAAGGCAATGGTGATCAGTGCAGTCCAGTATCTGTATTAGATCCCCCATCCGAAGAAGATGGCAATGGTGATGGCGACGAGGAAGACGACATGGATTACCACCTCGAGACCAGCTATGCAATTGTACAGA GAGCAAAGCAGCAGCTGTTGGAGAAGCTTCAAAGATTCGAGAAACTTGCAGAGTTAGACCCCATTGAACTTGAGAAAGGAATGTTACAAGAGCAAGGAGATGAAGATGATAATAATGATGAAGGCCTAGAGGAAGAGGAGAAGTGCGAAGAAGACAGCTCCCCTGCATTCCAAAACCCGAACAACAATACTGACAGGTTTGTCAGGGAAGTTCTTCGAAAATCAGGCCTTGATCATGGTAAAGTCTCAGCAGAGATGGCGCGGCTGGTGCTAGACCTCATTGCCGAGGAGAAGGGAAGCCAAGATCGCGGGGTTGATGGCACTGAGGCCGCTCTGAAGAGGGTTTCGGATAGCTTGATTTGGTTGAAGGAGGTGGAATATAAGACCATCGATATGATGGTCGAGTTGGATTTCAGAAAAGAGCTCGAGGGGTGGAGAGAAATGGATCGAGAGCTGGTGGCAGAGGCTGCAAAAGAGATTGAGCTCACCATATTTGGACTATTGGTGGAGGAATTGTCAGAAGAACTAGAGAGCTAG